A section of the Methanocaldococcus sp. FS406-22 genome encodes:
- a CDS encoding TIGR00300 family protein, with protein MNFEVVELEGHIIDSNILSKVLDKIISMGGDFEIEKLEVGKTNEDKSYARILVKGKDGEHLDNILREIQQLGAVVSTDDVETKKAPRDKVLPDDFYGTTNLPTYVKIDGVWKEVEDIEMDCVIVIENRNGEKVPVCKRMGLIKEGDEVVVGYKGIRVVPLERSREKDIFGFMQSEVSPEKPLDYYSKMIAEEIKRIKKNNGKIVWVVGTAIAHTRAHKILEKFVRDGYVDALFCGNGFATMDIEYALFGTTLGMDDTCNIVKGGYKSHLVAINEMWKAGGIKEAVKKGILKKGVLYECVKNNVPYVIGGSLRDDGPLPDTITDVMVAQDEMRKHAKNADMCIILATMLHGIATGNILPARVKTVCIDMNPYVVTRLQDRGTHQAVGIVSDPCAFLHLLEKDLYGKE; from the coding sequence ATGAATTTTGAAGTTGTTGAATTGGAGGGACATATAATAGATTCAAACATTTTATCAAAAGTTTTAGATAAAATAATATCAATGGGGGGAGATTTTGAGATAGAGAAGCTTGAAGTTGGTAAAACAAATGAAGATAAGAGTTATGCAAGAATCTTGGTTAAAGGTAAAGACGGAGAGCATTTAGATAACATTTTGAGAGAGATTCAACAATTAGGAGCTGTTGTATCTACTGATGATGTTGAAACAAAAAAAGCTCCAAGAGATAAAGTTTTGCCAGACGATTTCTATGGAACAACAAACCTTCCAACCTATGTAAAGATAGATGGTGTTTGGAAAGAGGTTGAGGATATAGAGATGGACTGTGTTATAGTTATTGAAAATAGAAATGGAGAGAAAGTTCCAGTATGTAAGAGAATGGGTTTGATTAAGGAAGGGGATGAGGTTGTTGTTGGTTATAAAGGGATTAGAGTAGTGCCATTAGAGAGGAGTAGAGAAAAAGATATCTTTGGATTTATGCAGAGTGAGGTATCTCCGGAGAAGCCATTAGATTACTACTCAAAAATGATAGCAGAGGAAATTAAGAGAATAAAGAAAAATAATGGTAAAATTGTTTGGGTTGTTGGAACAGCTATAGCACATACAAGGGCTCATAAAATATTAGAAAAATTTGTTAGAGATGGTTATGTAGATGCCCTCTTCTGCGGAAATGGATTTGCAACAATGGATATTGAGTATGCGTTATTTGGCACAACATTAGGTATGGACGATACTTGCAACATTGTTAAAGGAGGATATAAAAGCCACCTTGTAGCAATAAATGAGATGTGGAAAGCTGGAGGGATAAAAGAGGCTGTTAAAAAAGGAATTTTAAAGAAAGGGGTTTTATATGAATGTGTAAAAAACAATGTTCCTTATGTTATTGGAGGTTCTTTAAGGGATGATGGACCTTTACCAGATACAATAACTGATGTTATGGTTGCCCAAGATGAGATGAGGAAACATGCTAAAAATGCAGATATGTGCATAATTTTAGCTACTATGCTACATGGTATAGCAACTGGGAACATTCTGCCAGCAAGAGTTAAAACTGTATGTATAGACATGAACCCCTATGTTGTAACAAGACTACAGGATAGAGGAACTCATCAAGCTGTTGGAATCGTCTCAGACCCGTGTGCGTTCTTGCATCTATTAGAGAAAGATTTATATGGAAAGGAATAA
- the mcrA gene encoding coenzyme-B sulfoethylthiotransferase subunit alpha: MEVEKKLFLKALKEKFEEDPKEKYTKFYIFGGWRQSARKREFVEFAQKLIEKRGGIPFYNPDIGVPLGQRKLMTYKISGTDVFVEGDDLHFCNNAAIQQLVDDIKRTVIVGMDTAHAVLEKRLGVEVTPETINEYMETINHALPGGAVVQEHMVEVHPGLVWDCYAKIFTGNDELADEIDKRFLIDINKEFPEEQAEQIKKYIGNRTYQVSRVPTIVVRCCDGGTVSRWSAMQIGMSFITAYKLCAGEAAIADFSYAAKHADVIQMGMILPARRARGPNEPGGVPFGIFADIIQTSRVSDDPAQVTLEVIGAAATFYDQVWLGSYMSGGVGFTQYASATYTDDILDDFVYYGLDYVEKKYGLCGVKPSMDVVKDIATEVTLYGLEQYDEYPALLEDHFGGSQRAGVTAAAAGCSVAFATGNSNAGINGWYLSQILHKEYHSRLGFYGYDLQDQCGAANSLSIRSDEGLLHECRGPNYPNYAMNVGHQPEYAGIAQAPHAARGDAFCLNPIIKVAFADDNLIFDFKWPRKCIAKGALREFEPAGERDLIIPAA; the protein is encoded by the coding sequence ATGGAAGTTGAAAAAAAGCTCTTCCTAAAGGCATTAAAGGAGAAGTTTGAAGAAGACCCAAAAGAAAAATACACTAAGTTCTACATCTTTGGTGGATGGAGACAGTCTGCAAGAAAGAGGGAGTTTGTTGAATTTGCTCAAAAATTAATTGAGAAAAGAGGAGGAATACCATTCTACAATCCAGATATTGGGGTTCCATTAGGGCAGAGGAAGTTAATGACCTATAAGATATCAGGAACAGATGTGTTTGTTGAAGGGGATGACTTACACTTCTGTAACAATGCAGCAATACAGCAATTGGTTGATGATATTAAGAGGACTGTTATAGTAGGAATGGATACAGCTCATGCTGTTTTAGAGAAGAGATTAGGGGTAGAGGTTACTCCAGAGACAATCAACGAATACATGGAAACAATTAACCATGCTCTCCCAGGAGGAGCAGTTGTCCAAGAGCACATGGTTGAAGTCCATCCAGGTTTAGTTTGGGACTGTTATGCTAAGATATTCACTGGAAACGATGAGTTAGCTGATGAAATTGATAAGAGATTCTTAATAGACATAAACAAGGAATTCCCAGAAGAGCAGGCAGAGCAAATTAAGAAATATATTGGAAATAGAACTTATCAGGTAAGTAGAGTTCCAACAATTGTTGTTAGATGCTGTGATGGAGGAACTGTTTCAAGATGGAGTGCAATGCAGATTGGAATGAGTTTCATCACCGCTTACAAATTATGTGCTGGAGAGGCTGCTATAGCAGATTTCTCCTACGCTGCAAAGCACGCTGATGTCATACAGATGGGTATGATACTACCGGCAAGAAGAGCAAGAGGGCCAAATGAGCCAGGAGGAGTTCCATTTGGAATATTCGCTGACATTATACAAACATCAAGAGTTAGTGATGACCCAGCTCAGGTAACATTGGAGGTTATAGGGGCTGCAGCAACATTCTACGATCAAGTTTGGTTAGGTAGTTACATGTCTGGAGGGGTTGGGTTCACTCAATACGCATCAGCAACTTACACAGATGACATCTTAGATGACTTCGTCTACTATGGATTGGACTATGTTGAGAAGAAATATGGCTTATGTGGAGTTAAACCAAGTATGGATGTTGTTAAGGATATAGCAACTGAAGTAACTCTCTATGGTTTAGAGCAGTATGATGAATACCCAGCTTTATTAGAAGACCACTTTGGTGGATCACAAAGAGCAGGGGTTACAGCTGCTGCAGCTGGATGTTCTGTAGCATTTGCAACAGGAAACTCAAACGCTGGAATTAATGGGTGGTATCTAAGCCAGATCTTACATAAAGAGTATCACAGCAGGTTAGGATTCTATGGTTATGACTTGCAAGACCAGTGTGGAGCAGCTAACTCACTATCAATCAGAAGTGATGAAGGATTGCTGCATGAGTGCAGAGGGCCTAACTATCCAAACTATGCAATGAACGTTGGGCATCAGCCAGAGTATGCTGGAATAGCTCAAGCTCCTCATGCAGCAAGGGGAGATGCGTTCTGCCTAAACCCAATAATTAAGGTTGCGTTTGCTGATGACAACTTAATATTTGACTTCAAATGGCCGAGAAAATGCATAGCTAAAGGAGCATTAAGAGAGTTTGAGCCAGCTGGAGAAAGAGATTTAATCATTCCAGCAGCATAA
- the mcrG gene encoding coenzyme-B sulfoethylthiotransferase subunit gamma, whose amino-acid sequence MAYKPQFYPGNTLIAENRRKHMNPNVELKKLRDIPDDEIVKILGHRNPGESYKTVHPPLEEMDFEEDPIKDIVEPIQGAKEGVRVRYIQFADSMYNAPAQPYDRARTYMWRFRGIDTGTLSGRQVIEMRELDLEKISKNFLIDTEFFDPATCGIRGATVHGHSLRLDENGLMFDGLQRYIYDEKTGHVLYVKDQVGRPLDEPVDVGEPLPHDYLAKITTIYRKDNIGMREDEEALEVVQIIHEARTKGGFGLEVFKKDLKKRLGEE is encoded by the coding sequence ATGGCATACAAACCACAATTTTATCCTGGAAATACCTTAATTGCTGAGAATAGAAGAAAGCACATGAACCCTAATGTTGAGTTAAAAAAGTTGAGGGATATCCCAGATGATGAGATAGTTAAGATATTGGGGCATAGAAACCCAGGAGAGAGCTATAAAACAGTCCACCCACCATTGGAAGAGATGGACTTTGAGGAAGACCCAATTAAAGATATTGTTGAGCCAATTCAAGGAGCTAAGGAGGGAGTTAGAGTTAGATACATCCAGTTTGCTGATTCAATGTATAATGCCCCAGCTCAGCCTTATGACAGAGCAAGAACATACATGTGGAGATTTAGAGGAATTGACACTGGAACACTATCTGGAAGGCAAGTTATTGAGATGAGAGAACTTGACTTAGAAAAAATCTCCAAAAACTTCTTAATTGATACAGAGTTCTTTGACCCGGCAACTTGTGGTATTAGAGGGGCAACTGTTCACGGGCATTCATTAAGATTGGATGAAAACGGTTTAATGTTCGATGGTTTGCAGAGATACATCTACGATGAAAAAACAGGGCATGTTTTGTATGTTAAAGACCAGGTTGGAAGGCCATTAGACGAGCCAGTAGATGTTGGAGAGCCATTACCACATGATTATTTGGCAAAAATAACAACAATTTACAGAAAAGATAACATTGGAATGAGGGAGGATGAGGAAGCTTTAGAGGTTGTGCAAATAATTCATGAGGCAAGGACAAAAGGAGGATTTGGTTTAGAAGTGTTTAAAAAAGATTTGAAAAAGAGATTAGGTGAAGAATAA
- the mcrB gene encoding coenzyme-B sulfoethylthiotransferase subunit beta: MLHYEDKIDLYDERGKLLEENVPLEAISPLKNPTIERIVNDIKRSVAINLAGIENALRTGAVGGKACFCPGRELDLPIVENAEIIAEKIKKMVQIEEDDDTVVKLINGGKQLLLQLPSKRLRVAADYTVSALIGGGATVQAIVDTFEVDMFDAPVVKTAVMGRYPQTVDFHGANIATLLGPPVLLEGLGYGLRNIMANHIVAVTRKKTLNAVALASILEQTAMFETGDALGAFERLHLLGLAFQGLNANNLTFELVKKNGKDGTVGTVVASVVERALEDGVIRPVKTLPSGFTVYEPVDWALWNAYAASGLVAAVIVNVGAARAAQGVASTVLYYNDILEYETGLPSVDFGRAEGTAVGFSFFSHSIYGGGGPGTFHGNHVVTRHSKGFAIPCAAAAMCLDAGTQMFSVERTSALVGTVYSAIDHLREPLKYVAEGAVEVKEKEKVI, from the coding sequence ATGTTACATTATGAAGATAAGATAGATTTGTATGACGAAAGAGGAAAGTTGTTGGAGGAAAATGTACCTTTAGAAGCGATAAGCCCGCTAAAAAACCCAACAATTGAGAGAATAGTTAATGACATTAAGAGGAGTGTTGCTATAAACTTAGCTGGGATAGAAAACGCTTTAAGGACTGGAGCAGTTGGAGGAAAGGCATGTTTCTGTCCAGGGAGAGAACTGGATTTGCCAATAGTTGAAAACGCTGAAATCATTGCCGAAAAGATTAAAAAAATGGTTCAAATTGAAGAAGATGATGACACAGTTGTTAAGTTAATCAACGGAGGTAAGCAATTGCTTTTACAACTGCCATCAAAGAGGTTGAGAGTTGCTGCTGATTATACAGTATCAGCATTAATTGGAGGAGGAGCAACTGTTCAAGCAATCGTCGATACCTTTGAGGTTGATATGTTCGATGCTCCCGTAGTAAAAACGGCAGTTATGGGAAGATATCCACAAACAGTTGATTTCCATGGAGCTAATATCGCTACTTTGTTAGGGCCACCAGTTTTGTTAGAAGGGTTAGGTTATGGTTTAAGAAATATTATGGCAAACCACATTGTAGCAGTTACAAGGAAAAAGACATTGAATGCTGTTGCTTTAGCATCAATATTAGAGCAGACAGCGATGTTTGAAACTGGAGATGCGTTAGGAGCATTTGAGAGATTGCACTTGTTAGGATTAGCATTCCAGGGGTTAAACGCCAACAATCTAACATTTGAACTTGTTAAAAAGAATGGAAAGGATGGAACAGTTGGAACTGTAGTTGCTTCAGTTGTTGAAAGAGCTTTAGAGGATGGAGTCATAAGACCAGTGAAAACATTACCTTCCGGCTTTACAGTTTATGAACCAGTTGATTGGGCTTTATGGAATGCCTATGCCGCATCTGGTTTAGTTGCTGCAGTTATTGTTAATGTTGGGGCAGCAAGGGCAGCTCAAGGGGTTGCTTCAACTGTCCTCTACTACAACGATATCTTGGAGTATGAAACTGGTTTGCCAAGTGTTGATTTCGGAAGGGCAGAGGGAACAGCAGTTGGTTTCTCATTCTTCAGTCACTCAATCTACGGAGGAGGAGGGCCAGGAACATTCCATGGAAACCACGTTGTTACAAGACACTCAAAAGGATTTGCTATCCCATGTGCTGCAGCTGCGATGTGTTTAGATGCTGGAACTCAAATGTTTTCAGTTGAGAGGACTTCAGCACTGGTTGGAACTGTCTATAGTGCTATCGACCACCTAAGAGAGCCGTTAAAGTATGTTGCTGAAGGTGCTGTAGAGGTTAAAGAGAAAGAAAAAGTTATCTAA
- a CDS encoding CopG family ribbon-helix-helix protein, translated as MERISLTIEKNLLKEVDEIIDKERISRSEFIRRALEYYVKKYDWLSRIESKVGEITVIYNSKAVNDIVELESQYRDIVITSLEIPFERKIIRMIAIKGQRDRIIEFTNKLKGISNVELAQLTTISIE; from the coding sequence ATGGAACGGATTTCATTAACCATCGAGAAAAATCTATTAAAGGAAGTTGATGAAATTATAGATAAGGAAAGGATATCCCGTTCAGAATTTATAAGAAGAGCTTTAGAATATTATGTAAAAAAGTATGATTGGCTGAGTAGAATCGAGTCAAAGGTTGGTGAGATAACTGTCATATATAACTCAAAGGCGGTTAATGATATTGTCGAGTTGGAAAGCCAATATAGAGATATTGTAATAACATCACTTGAAATTCCATTTGAAAGGAAAATTATTAGAATGATTGCAATTAAAGGACAGAGGGATAGAATAATAGAATTTACGAATAAATTAAAGGGTATCAGTAATGTTGAATTGGCTCAACTAACTACAATCAGCATTGAGTGA